A region of Jannaschia sp. W003 DNA encodes the following proteins:
- a CDS encoding N-formylglutamate amidohydrolase yields the protein MSDTPFRLVRPERCAAPLVVASPHSGRAYGGAFMASTVLDERRIRSSEDAYVDLLLERVPDLGVPLLAAEVPRAFVDLNRAECELDPALVLGVDRRGTNPRVTSGLGVIPRVVAQGRAIYAGKIPREEAARRIREVWHPYHGQLAALMDEAAAVHGQAVLLDVHSMPHEAIESAAPRGRAPEVVIGDRFGASAGAWLSEGVEAIFADLGLRVARNAPFAGAYVCQAYGRPERGRHAIQIEIDRALYMDEAALRPSADFDAVCGLVTEAVRRVRDLAVGERRIAAE from the coding sequence ATGTCCGATACCCCCTTCCGCCTCGTGCGGCCCGAGCGCTGCGCGGCGCCTCTCGTGGTGGCCTCGCCGCATTCGGGGCGGGCCTACGGGGGGGCGTTCATGGCCTCCACCGTGCTCGACGAGCGGCGCATCCGCTCGTCGGAGGACGCCTACGTGGACCTCCTGCTGGAGCGGGTGCCGGATCTCGGCGTGCCCCTGCTCGCCGCGGAGGTGCCGCGCGCCTTCGTGGACCTCAACCGCGCCGAGTGCGAGCTGGACCCTGCGCTGGTGCTGGGCGTCGACCGGCGCGGAACCAACCCGCGCGTGACCTCGGGCCTCGGCGTGATCCCCCGCGTGGTGGCGCAGGGCCGTGCGATCTACGCGGGCAAGATCCCGCGCGAGGAGGCGGCGCGGCGCATCCGCGAGGTGTGGCACCCCTACCACGGGCAGCTCGCCGCGCTGATGGACGAGGCCGCCGCGGTCCACGGGCAGGCGGTGCTGCTCGACGTCCACTCCATGCCCCACGAGGCGATCGAGAGCGCGGCGCCGCGCGGTCGTGCGCCCGAGGTGGTGATCGGCGACCGTTTCGGCGCCAGCGCCGGGGCCTGGCTCAGCGAGGGGGTCGAGGCGATCTTCGCCGACCTCGGCCTGCGGGTGGCCCGCAACGCGCCCTTCGCCGGCGCCTACGTGTGCCAAGCCTACGGGCGCCCCGAGCGGGGACGCCACGCGATCCAGATCGAGATCGACCGGGCCCTCTACATGGACGAGGCGGCGCTGCGGCCCTCGGCCGACTTCGATGCGGTGTGCGGCCTCGTGACCGAGGCGGTGCGCCGGGTGCGCGACCTCGCCGTCGGAGAGCGCCGCATCGCCGCCGAGTAG
- the ykgO gene encoding type B 50S ribosomal protein L36 codes for MKVRNSLRSLKQRHRDCRVVRRKGRVYVINKTQRRFKARQG; via the coding sequence ATGAAGGTTCGCAACTCGCTCCGCTCGCTCAAGCAGCGTCACCGCGATTGCCGCGTCGTGCGCCGCAAGGGCCGAGTCTACGTGATCAACAAGACCCAGCGCCGCTTCAAGGCCCGTCAGGGCTGA
- a CDS encoding SPFH domain-containing protein, with translation MESFETELAAFAGANVVLIAVAVFVILCLLLGVRIVPQSEKYVVERFGRLRSVLGPGINLIVPFLDRVRHKVSILERQLPNSEQDAITRDNVLVNVETSVFYRILHPEKTVYRIRDVDGAIATTVAGIVRAEIGMMELDEVQSNRAELIGKIKAQVEDAVDDWGIEVTRAEVLDVNLDQATRDAMLQQLNAERARRAQVTEAEGRKRAVELAADAQLYAAEREAEARRVSADAEAYATEVVARAIADHGLEAAQYQVALKQVEALVALGGGEGKQTVVVPAAALDAFGEAFAMLRGRKT, from the coding sequence ATGGAATCGTTCGAGACGGAGTTGGCGGCGTTCGCCGGTGCCAACGTGGTGCTGATCGCGGTCGCGGTCTTCGTGATCCTGTGCCTGCTTCTGGGCGTTCGGATCGTGCCGCAGTCCGAGAAGTACGTGGTGGAGCGCTTCGGCCGCCTGCGCTCGGTGTTGGGGCCGGGCATCAACCTGATCGTGCCGTTCCTCGACCGCGTGCGCCACAAGGTCTCGATCCTCGAGCGGCAGCTCCCGAACTCCGAGCAGGACGCGATCACCCGCGACAACGTGCTGGTGAACGTGGAGACCTCCGTCTTCTACCGCATCCTCCACCCCGAGAAGACCGTGTACCGCATCCGCGACGTGGACGGCGCCATCGCCACCACCGTGGCCGGCATCGTGCGCGCCGAGATCGGCATGATGGAGCTGGACGAGGTGCAGTCGAACCGCGCCGAGCTGATCGGAAAAATCAAGGCGCAGGTCGAGGATGCGGTGGACGACTGGGGGATCGAGGTGACGCGCGCCGAGGTGCTCGACGTGAACCTCGACCAGGCCACGCGCGACGCCATGCTCCAGCAGCTCAACGCCGAGCGGGCGCGGCGCGCGCAGGTCACCGAGGCCGAGGGTCGCAAGCGCGCCGTGGAGCTGGCCGCCGACGCGCAGCTCTATGCCGCCGAGCGCGAGGCCGAGGCCCGTCGCGTCAGCGCCGACGCCGAGGCCTACGCCACCGAGGTCGTGGCCCGCGCCATCGCCGATCACGGGCTGGAGGCGGCGCAGTACCAAGTGGCGCTGAAGCAGGTCGAGGCGCTGGTGGCGCTGGGCGGGGGCGAGGGCAAGCAGACCGTGGTGGTGCCCGCCGCCGCGCTCGACGCCTTCGGCGAGGCCTTCGCGATGCTGCGGGGGCGCAAGACGTGA
- the pyrF gene encoding orotidine-5'-phosphate decarboxylase → MTPEPAMPPTATLADDRLIVALDLPDALAGLEMAGRLGDAVSFYKIGLGMLTGGGLALANELRDEHGKRIFLDLKLFDIGVTVEAAVRGLARFGHDFLTVHGDPHVVRAAAQTKGDTKILAVTVLTSLDRADLDAAQIEAGTIPDLVATRAMRAFEAGADGVIASPQEAAMIRALPEAAGRLIVTPGVRPEGSAMGDQKRTETPARAIRAGADHVVVGRPVHAAADPRAVAEAIVAGLPPRA, encoded by the coding sequence ATGACCCCCGAACCCGCCATGCCCCCCACCGCCACGCTCGCCGACGACCGCCTGATCGTCGCCCTCGACCTGCCAGACGCGCTGGCCGGCCTGGAGATGGCGGGGCGCCTCGGTGACGCGGTGTCGTTCTACAAGATCGGGTTGGGCATGCTGACGGGCGGCGGGCTGGCACTGGCCAACGAGCTGCGCGACGAGCACGGCAAGCGCATCTTCCTCGACCTGAAGCTGTTCGACATCGGCGTCACCGTGGAGGCGGCGGTGCGCGGGCTGGCGCGCTTCGGGCACGACTTCCTGACGGTGCACGGCGACCCGCACGTGGTCCGTGCCGCGGCGCAGACCAAGGGCGACACCAAGATCCTGGCCGTGACGGTGCTGACCTCGCTCGACCGCGCGGACCTGGATGCCGCGCAGATCGAGGCGGGCACGATCCCCGACCTCGTGGCGACCCGCGCCATGCGGGCCTTCGAGGCGGGGGCGGACGGGGTGATCGCCTCGCCGCAGGAAGCGGCCATGATCCGCGCCCTGCCCGAGGCGGCGGGCCGGCTGATCGTCACCCCCGGCGTGCGGCCCGAAGGCTCGGCCATGGGCGACCAGAAGCGCACGGAGACGCCCGCCCGGGCGATCCGGGCGGGCGCCGATCACGTGGTGGTGGGCCGGCCCGTGCACGCGGCCGCGGACCCGAGGGCCGTGGCCGAGGCGATCGTGGCCGGCCTGCCGCCGCGCGCCTAG
- a CDS encoding MliC family protein, with product MRPFLLAVLLLAACVQVPPARDLYACDGGLGVLVDRSPRGARLTLSTGEHRGVWRRPVDAGTRYVADGLIWYERGDEAMIQRKGTSAPCRLVNRNV from the coding sequence ATGCGCCCGTTCCTGCTCGCCGTCCTGCTCCTCGCCGCCTGCGTCCAGGTGCCGCCCGCGCGCGACCTCTATGCCTGCGACGGCGGGCTCGGCGTGCTCGTGGACCGCTCGCCCCGCGGCGCGCGCCTCACCCTCTCCACGGGCGAGCACCGGGGCGTCTGGCGCCGCCCCGTGGACGCCGGCACGCGCTACGTCGCCGACGGCCTGATCTGGTACGAGCGGGGCGACGAGGCGATGATCCAGCGCAAGGGCACCAGCGCCCCCTGCCGGCTGGTCAACCGCAACGTCTGA
- a CDS encoding EVE domain-containing protein, which produces MSRWLFKSEPETWSWDDQRARGEAGEPWDGVRNFAARNHMRAMRRGDLGFFYHSGKAREIVGIVEVVRESFPDPTADDPRWDCVAIRAVEPLTAPVPLARIRETPALAGMALIRQSRLSVQPVADAEWETILSVARALTES; this is translated from the coding sequence GTGAGCCGCTGGCTCTTCAAGTCCGAACCCGAGACCTGGTCGTGGGACGACCAGCGCGCGCGGGGCGAGGCCGGCGAGCCGTGGGACGGGGTGCGCAACTTCGCGGCCCGCAACCACATGCGGGCCATGCGCCGGGGCGATCTGGGGTTCTTCTACCACAGCGGCAAGGCGCGCGAGATCGTCGGGATCGTGGAAGTGGTGCGCGAGAGCTTTCCCGACCCTACGGCGGACGACCCGCGCTGGGACTGCGTGGCGATCCGGGCGGTGGAACCGCTGACCGCCCCTGTGCCGCTCGCCCGCATCCGCGAGACGCCGGCGCTCGCCGGGATGGCGCTGATCCGCCAGAGCCGCCTGTCGGTGCAGCCCGTGGCGGACGCGGAATGGGAAACAATTCTGTCGGTAGCCCGCGCACTCACGGAATCGTGA
- the yghX gene encoding YghX family hydrolase, with amino-acid sequence MRRMTAKDFDQDLLDLYDFYAHGRITKREFMDRAGKWAVGGLTAAAILHQLSPNYALAQQVAEDDPSISGEDITYPSPNGHGEVNGYLVRPSGADPENPPAAVLVVHENRGLNPYIRDVARRMAKAGFVALAPDGLTSVGGYPGTDDEGRALQQTVDGEKLMNDFFAGFEHLKGLEGTNGKVGATGFCYGGGVVNALAVAYPELDAGVPFYGRQPSAEDVARIEAPLLVQLAALDSRINEGWPAFQKALEENDKRYEAHIYPDVNHGFHNDTTPRYDEAAARLAEERTVAWFRVYLA; translated from the coding sequence ATGCGCCGCATGACCGCCAAGGACTTCGATCAGGACCTGCTCGACCTCTACGACTTCTACGCCCATGGGCGGATCACCAAGCGTGAGTTCATGGACCGCGCAGGGAAGTGGGCCGTGGGCGGCCTGACGGCGGCGGCGATCCTCCACCAGCTCAGCCCGAACTACGCGCTGGCGCAGCAGGTGGCCGAGGACGACCCCTCGATCAGCGGCGAGGACATCACCTATCCCAGCCCGAACGGCCACGGCGAGGTGAACGGCTACCTCGTGCGTCCCTCGGGCGCCGACCCCGAGAACCCGCCCGCCGCCGTGCTGGTGGTGCACGAGAACCGTGGCCTGAACCCCTACATCCGCGACGTGGCGCGCCGCATGGCCAAGGCGGGCTTCGTGGCGCTCGCCCCCGACGGGTTGACGAGCGTGGGCGGCTACCCCGGCACCGACGACGAGGGGCGCGCGCTGCAGCAGACCGTGGACGGCGAGAAGCTGATGAACGACTTCTTCGCCGGGTTCGAGCACCTCAAGGGGCTGGAGGGCACGAACGGCAAGGTGGGAGCCACGGGCTTCTGCTACGGCGGCGGCGTGGTGAACGCGCTGGCGGTCGCCTACCCGGAGCTCGACGCGGGCGTGCCCTTCTACGGCCGCCAGCCGAGCGCCGAGGACGTCGCCCGCATCGAGGCGCCGCTGCTCGTGCAGCTCGCCGCGCTCGACAGCCGCATCAACGAGGGCTGGCCCGCCTTCCAGAAGGCGCTGGAAGAGAACGACAAGCGCTACGAGGCGCACATCTACCCGGACGTGAACCACGGCTTCCACAACGACACCACGCCCCGCTACGACGAGGCCGCCGCCCGGCTGGCCGAGGAGCGCACCGTCGCGTGGTTCCGCGTCTACCTGGCGTGA
- a CDS encoding RluA family pseudouridine synthase, giving the protein MPVAVGDYAPPEGPIPIVHEDAHVLVVDKPHGLLSVPGRGEHLADCLVSRLQTIRPEVLLCHRLDRDTSGIMVFALTKEAQRRLGRAFETRRIAKRYHARVWGGVAEPRGTVDLPLIVDWENRPKQHVNHERGKPSVTDWERVAVEGGTTRMRLVPRTGRSHQLRVHMREIGHPILGDPFYADGPARDFDRLMLHAEGLKFAHPITDKVMRLEVPPPF; this is encoded by the coding sequence ATGCCCGTCGCCGTCGGAGACTACGCGCCCCCCGAGGGGCCCATCCCCATCGTTCACGAGGACGCGCACGTCCTCGTGGTCGACAAGCCCCACGGCCTGCTCTCCGTGCCGGGCCGGGGCGAGCATCTGGCCGACTGCCTCGTCTCGCGCCTCCAGACGATCCGCCCCGAGGTGCTGCTGTGCCACCGGCTCGACCGGGACACGTCGGGCATCATGGTCTTCGCGCTGACCAAGGAGGCGCAGCGCCGCTTGGGCCGCGCGTTCGAGACCCGGCGCATCGCCAAGCGCTACCACGCCCGCGTGTGGGGCGGCGTGGCGGAGCCCAGGGGCACCGTGGACCTGCCGCTGATCGTGGACTGGGAGAACCGCCCGAAGCAGCATGTGAACCACGAGCGCGGCAAGCCCTCCGTCACCGACTGGGAACGGGTCGCCGTGGAAGGCGGCACCACGCGGATGCGGCTGGTGCCGCGCACGGGGCGCTCGCACCAGCTGCGCGTCCACATGAGGGAGATCGGCCACCCGATCCTGGGCGATCCGTTCTACGCGGACGGCCCGGCGCGGGACTTCGACCGCCTGATGCTCCACGCCGAGGGGCTCAAGTTCGCGCATCCGATCACCGACAAGGTGATGCGTCTCGAGGTGCCGCCCCCCTTCTGA
- a CDS encoding YciI family protein, which produces MLHALICTDKPDHLLVRQSNREAHLDHLNADPHVVQAGPFVNAAGEMCGSLILFDTPDRTHVEAFAAADPYAKAGLFEAVRIEAWNRVVNRG; this is translated from the coding sequence ATGCTCCACGCCCTGATCTGCACCGACAAGCCCGACCACCTGCTCGTGCGCCAGAGCAACCGCGAGGCCCATCTCGACCACCTGAACGCCGATCCGCACGTCGTGCAGGCCGGCCCGTTCGTGAACGCCGCCGGCGAGATGTGCGGCTCGCTGATCCTGTTCGACACCCCCGACCGCACCCACGTCGAGGCCTTCGCCGCCGCCGACCCCTACGCCAAGGCCGGGCTGTTCGAGGCCGTGCGCATTGAGGCGTGGAACCGGGTGGTGAACCGCGGGTGA
- a CDS encoding peroxiredoxin encodes MSLRINQTVPDFEAETTDGTIRFHDWIGDSWAILFSHPKDFTPVCTTEFGAVAQLADEWERRGVKVIGISVDDADSHRRWKGDIETFGGAKAGFPIIADEDLKISKAYDMLPEDAYLPDGRTPNDTATVRSVYVIGPDKQLKLSMTYPMNVGRNFAEVLRAVDALQAAAKHGIAMPANWERGQDVVIPATVSDEDAKAKFGQFTTHFPYLRTTADPSA; translated from the coding sequence ATGTCCCTGCGCATCAACCAGACCGTGCCCGACTTCGAGGCCGAGACCACCGACGGCACGATCCGCTTCCACGACTGGATCGGCGACTCGTGGGCGATCCTGTTCTCGCACCCCAAGGACTTCACGCCCGTCTGCACCACCGAGTTCGGCGCCGTGGCGCAACTCGCCGACGAGTGGGAGCGGCGCGGCGTGAAGGTGATCGGCATCTCCGTGGACGACGCCGACAGCCACCGCCGCTGGAAGGGCGATATCGAGACGTTCGGTGGCGCAAAGGCCGGCTTCCCGATCATCGCCGACGAAGATCTGAAGATCTCCAAGGCCTACGACATGCTCCCCGAGGACGCCTATCTGCCCGACGGGCGCACGCCCAACGACACCGCCACGGTGCGCTCGGTCTACGTGATCGGGCCGGACAAGCAGCTCAAGCTGTCGATGACCTACCCGATGAACGTGGGCCGCAACTTCGCCGAGGTGCTGCGCGCGGTGGACGCGTTGCAGGCCGCCGCCAAGCACGGCATCGCGATGCCGGCCAACTGGGAGCGGGGCCAGGACGTCGTGATCCCGGCCACGGTGTCGGACGAGGACGCGAAGGCCAAGTTCGGGCAGTTCACCACGCACTTCCCCTACCTGCGCACCACGGCCGACCCGTCGGCCTGA
- a CDS encoding CreA family protein, whose amino-acid sequence MNRTIRRAATALALPIFAATAAVTAHAEQVGEVGVDWVGNDIIIDAIADPKVEGVTCHIAYFERSLIDRLSQGNWFEDPSNASIACRQTGPIRVGDIDRSEDGEQVFRESRSIILKSLRIKRIFDEPNQTLIYLVHAQELTEGSAKMSISTVPLYGAQMAAPASE is encoded by the coding sequence ATGAACCGCACCATCCGCCGCGCCGCCACGGCGCTCGCCCTGCCCATTTTCGCCGCCACCGCCGCCGTCACCGCTCACGCCGAGCAGGTGGGCGAGGTCGGCGTCGACTGGGTCGGCAACGACATCATCATCGACGCCATCGCCGATCCCAAGGTCGAGGGCGTGACCTGCCACATCGCCTACTTCGAGCGCTCGCTGATCGACCGCCTGAGCCAGGGCAACTGGTTCGAGGACCCGTCCAACGCCTCGATCGCCTGCCGCCAGACCGGGCCGATCCGGGTAGGCGACATCGACCGCTCCGAGGACGGCGAGCAGGTGTTCCGCGAGAGCCGCTCGATCATCCTCAAGAGCTTGCGCATCAAGCGCATCTTCGACGAGCCGAACCAGACGCTGATCTACCTCGTCCACGCGCAGGAGCTGACGGAAGGCTCGGCCAAGATGTCGATCTCGACCGTGCCGCTCTATGGGGCGCAGATGGCCGCGCCCGCCTCAGAGTAA
- the tsaD gene encoding tRNA (adenosine(37)-N6)-threonylcarbamoyltransferase complex transferase subunit TsaD: protein MAQDLLTLGLESSCDDTAAAVLRGRAILSNVVVGQDALHAAFGGVVPEIAARAHAEKIDVAVERALDDAGVMLGEVDRIAVTAGPGLIGGVLAGVMCARGLAAAAGVPLVGVNHLAGHALTPRLTDGVAYPFLVLLVSGGHCQFLRVEGPARFRRLGGTIDDAPGEAFDKVARLLGLPQPGGPAVEREAQGGDPDAFALPRPLLDRPGCDLSFSGLKTAVLRARDAAVARNGGLRASVRRDLCAGFQAAVRDVLAEKSRRALEAAGEVTAFAVAGGVAANGAIRAALEAVSPVPFVAPPLALCTDNAAMIAFAGAEMLDAGHAGTLTARPRWPLDAEAAPMLAGGKRGAKA, encoded by the coding sequence GTGGCGCAAGACCTCCTCACCCTCGGGCTCGAAAGCTCCTGCGACGATACCGCCGCCGCCGTGCTGCGGGGGCGCGCGATCCTCTCGAACGTGGTCGTGGGGCAGGACGCGCTCCATGCGGCCTTCGGCGGCGTGGTCCCCGAGATCGCCGCCCGCGCCCATGCCGAGAAGATCGACGTGGCCGTCGAGCGGGCGCTGGACGATGCGGGCGTGATGCTGGGCGAGGTGGACCGCATCGCCGTCACCGCCGGCCCCGGCCTGATCGGCGGCGTGCTGGCCGGCGTGATGTGCGCGCGCGGGCTGGCCGCCGCCGCCGGCGTTCCCCTGGTGGGCGTGAACCACCTCGCCGGCCACGCGCTGACGCCGCGCCTGACCGATGGCGTCGCCTACCCGTTCCTCGTGCTCCTAGTGTCGGGCGGGCACTGCCAGTTCCTGCGCGTCGAGGGGCCCGCGCGCTTCCGGCGCCTCGGCGGCACCATCGACGACGCGCCGGGCGAGGCCTTCGACAAGGTCGCCCGCCTCCTCGGCCTCCCCCAGCCCGGCGGCCCCGCCGTGGAGCGCGAGGCGCAGGGCGGCGACCCGGACGCCTTCGCCCTCCCCCGCCCGCTCCTGGACCGCCCCGGCTGCGACCTCAGCTTCTCGGGCCTAAAGACGGCGGTGCTGCGCGCCCGCGACGCCGCCGTGGCCCGCAACGGTGGCCTGCGCGCGAGCGTGCGCCGCGACCTGTGCGCCGGGTTCCAGGCCGCGGTGCGCGACGTGCTGGCCGAGAAGTCGCGCCGCGCGCTGGAGGCGGCGGGCGAGGTCACCGCCTTCGCGGTGGCGGGCGGCGTCGCGGCCAACGGTGCGATCCGCGCGGCCTTGGAGGCAGTCTCCCCCGTCCCCTTTGTGGCCCCGCCGCTAGCCTTATGCACCGACAACGCCGCCATGATCGCCTTCGCGGGCGCCGAGATGCTGGACGCCGGGCACGCGGGCACCCTGACCGCCCGTCCCCGCTGGCCGCTGGACGCCGAGGCCGCGCCGATGCTCGCGGGCGGCAAGCGCGGGGCCAAGGCGTGA
- a CDS encoding NAD(P)H-dependent glycerol-3-phosphate dehydrogenase → MSVGVVGAGAFGGALAIAIGRARPVALWGRDGAAMEAARASRTLARLPGATLPEGVAVTADPADLADCDTLLLAVPTQALAATIAALPLAPRRAVAACKGVELGTLRGPTALLQDRWPDATAAILSGPSFAADIARALPTALVLATSNEAEGAALQRLLATPALRVYRSTDVAGVELGGALKNVVAIACGAAIGAGLGESARAALMTRGMAETVRLATALGARPETLMGLSGLGDLALTCASPQSRNFALGLALGRGEPLPGATAEGVPTAAAALDLGRRHGLDLPITAAVHALTTGRLGVAEAIDALLSRDLTHE, encoded by the coding sequence GTGAGCGTCGGGGTCGTCGGCGCCGGCGCCTTCGGCGGCGCTCTCGCCATCGCCATCGGGCGCGCGCGGCCCGTCGCCTTGTGGGGCCGCGACGGTGCGGCGATGGAGGCGGCCCGCGCCTCCCGCACCCTCGCCCGCCTGCCGGGCGCCACGCTGCCCGAGGGCGTCGCCGTCACCGCCGACCCGGCCGACCTCGCGGACTGCGACACGCTCTTGCTGGCCGTGCCCACGCAGGCGCTGGCGGCCACGATCGCCGCCCTTCCCCTCGCCCCGCGCCGCGCCGTGGCCGCCTGCAAGGGCGTGGAGCTGGGCACCCTGCGCGGCCCCACCGCCCTCCTGCAGGACCGCTGGCCGGACGCCACCGCCGCGATCCTCTCGGGCCCCTCCTTCGCAGCCGACATCGCCCGCGCCCTGCCCACCGCCCTGGTGCTCGCCACTTCGAACGAGGCGGAGGGCGCTGCGCTCCAGCGCCTGCTCGCGACACCCGCCCTGCGCGTCTATCGCTCCACTGACGTGGCGGGCGTGGAGTTGGGCGGCGCGCTCAAGAACGTGGTTGCGATCGCCTGCGGCGCGGCCATCGGCGCCGGTCTGGGCGAGAGCGCCCGCGCGGCCCTCATGACACGGGGCATGGCCGAGACGGTCCGCCTCGCCACCGCCCTCGGCGCCCGGCCCGAAACCCTGATGGGGCTGAGCGGATTGGGCGACCTCGCCCTGACCTGCGCGAGTCCCCAAAGCCGCAACTTCGCGCTCGGCCTCGCCCTCGGGCGCGGCGAGCCCCTGCCCGGCGCCACCGCCGAGGGCGTGCCGACGGCGGCCGCGGCGCTCGACCTCGGGCGGCGCCACGGGCTCGACCTGCCGATCACCGCCGCCGTCCATGCCCTGACCACCGGGCGCCTCGGCGTCGCCGAGGCGATCGACGCCCTCCTTTCCCGCGACCTGACCCACGAGTGA
- a CDS encoding LysE family translocator gives MTFHDWLIFAGFWAVFVTSPGPNAANCILAGWSAGLPRALWCVAAILTQASAFLALAATGAGALLAAAPEAFAAVRLAGAAVLVGFGVLAWVRAGRAVEPPPPGGRLYLRALAIATFNAKSLAGYLAAFTQFVRTDVAMAAQMTWIAPTALTLTALSYTGWTALGAWLGRRALGVVASLWLRRALAACLVAYGVALALL, from the coding sequence ATGACCTTCCACGACTGGCTGATCTTCGCGGGCTTCTGGGCGGTCTTCGTCACCTCGCCGGGACCGAACGCGGCGAACTGCATCCTCGCCGGCTGGAGCGCGGGCTTGCCCCGCGCGCTGTGGTGCGTGGCGGCGATCCTGACGCAGGCCTCGGCCTTCCTCGCCCTCGCCGCCACCGGGGCGGGCGCGCTGCTCGCCGCAGCACCGGAGGCCTTCGCCGCCGTGCGGCTGGCGGGCGCGGCGGTGCTGGTGGGCTTCGGCGTGCTGGCTTGGGTGCGGGCGGGCAGGGCGGTGGAGCCGCCGCCGCCGGGCGGGCGCCTCTACCTCCGGGCGCTCGCCATCGCCACGTTCAACGCCAAGTCGCTGGCCGGCTACCTCGCCGCCTTCACGCAGTTCGTGCGCACGGACGTCGCCATGGCGGCGCAGATGACGTGGATCGCGCCCACCGCCCTCACGCTCACGGCGCTCAGCTACACCGGATGGACCGCGCTCGGCGCCTGGCTGGGGCGCCGCGCGCTGGGCGTGGTGGCGAGCCTTTGGCTCCGCCGCGCGCTCGCCGCCTGCCTCGTGGCCTACGGCGTGGCGCTGGCCTTACTCTGA
- a CDS encoding DNA polymerase IV yields MPSLCRACLHAFDAGRRCPRCRSPRVTSHPALFSLGIAHMDCDAFYASVEKRDRPELADKPVVIGGGRRGVVMTCCYVARVRGVRSAMPMFRALELCPDAVVLKGRMSLYAEVSARIRAMMEALTPAVEPLSLDEAFLDLRGTERLHGVPPAVSLARLVRRMDEELGITGSVGLSHNKFLAKIASDLDKPRGFSVIGEAEAEAFLAPKPVGVIWGVGVAGQAALERAGIRTVADLRRWDRKDLGHRFGAMGDRLWHLARGIDARPVRAGRVPKSISKETTFGENTHDADVLDGHLWRLAEQVSDRCKAKELAGRTVTLKLKRADFRTLTRRTSLGEPTQLGDRIYRTARALLDAEGATGDVRLIGVGVSDLAPAAAADRAGDLLDPGAGVRAAAERATDAIRARFGTDAIRKGRALR; encoded by the coding sequence ATGCCGTCACTGTGCCGCGCCTGCCTCCACGCCTTCGACGCCGGGCGGCGCTGCCCCCGGTGCCGCTCGCCGCGCGTGACCAGCCACCCCGCGCTGTTCTCCCTGGGCATCGCGCACATGGACTGCGACGCCTTCTACGCCAGCGTCGAGAAGCGCGACCGCCCGGAGCTGGCCGACAAGCCGGTGGTGATCGGCGGCGGGCGGCGCGGCGTGGTGATGACCTGCTGCTACGTGGCGCGGGTGCGCGGCGTGCGCTCGGCGATGCCGATGTTCCGGGCGCTGGAGCTCTGCCCCGACGCTGTGGTGCTGAAGGGGCGGATGTCGCTCTACGCCGAGGTGTCGGCCCGCATCCGCGCGATGATGGAGGCGTTGACGCCGGCCGTCGAGCCGCTCAGCCTCGACGAGGCGTTCCTGGACCTTCGCGGCACCGAGCGTCTCCACGGCGTGCCGCCCGCCGTCAGCCTCGCGCGGCTGGTGCGGCGGATGGACGAGGAGCTGGGCATCACCGGGTCCGTCGGGCTGAGCCACAACAAGTTCCTGGCCAAGATCGCCTCCGACCTCGACAAGCCGCGCGGCTTCTCGGTGATCGGCGAGGCCGAGGCCGAGGCGTTCCTGGCCCCGAAGCCCGTGGGCGTGATCTGGGGCGTGGGCGTCGCCGGGCAGGCCGCGCTGGAGCGGGCCGGCATCCGCACCGTGGCCGACCTGCGCCGCTGGGACCGCAAGGACCTCGGCCACCGCTTCGGCGCGATGGGGGACCGGCTGTGGCACCTGGCAAGGGGGATCGACGCGCGGCCCGTGCGCGCGGGGCGCGTCCCGAAGTCGATCTCCAAGGAGACCACGTTCGGCGAGAACACCCACGATGCCGACGTGCTCGACGGCCATCTCTGGCGCCTGGCCGAGCAGGTCTCGGACCGGTGCAAGGCCAAGGAGCTCGCGGGGCGCACCGTGACGCTGAAGCTCAAGCGCGCGGACTTCCGGACCCTCACGCGGCGCACCTCGCTGGGCGAGCCCACGCAGCTCGGCGATCGCATCTACCGCACCGCGCGCGCCCTGCTCGACGCCGAGGGCGCGACGGGCGACGTGCGGCTGATCGGCGTGGGCGTGTCGGACCTGGCGCCGGCGGCGGCGGCGGACCGGGCGGGCGACCTGCTCGACCCGGGCGCGGGGGTGCGGGCCGCAGCGGAGCGCGCGACGGACGCCATCCGCGCGCGCTTCGGCACGGACGCCATCCGCAAGGGACGCGCGCTGCGGTAG